One window of Jannaschia sp. CCS1 genomic DNA carries:
- a CDS encoding DUF2867 domain-containing protein — MTGLKRPLRPPDWSDTHAAPLRAELTTARAAYEVALGQLPPWTRRAMTIRNAIVGRLGLRTPDMQQGMADLPIVAESDESYELGLIDRHLTFTLQTIVEDDIARLTTRIWFNHWTGRLYLALVLIPHKIIVKLALRRLA; from the coding sequence ATGACGGGCCTCAAGCGTCCTCTCAGACCACCTGACTGGTCCGATACCCATGCGGCGCCCCTGCGCGCCGAGCTGACAACGGCGCGCGCGGCCTACGAGGTGGCGCTTGGCCAACTGCCGCCCTGGACGCGCCGGGCGATGACTATCCGCAATGCCATCGTGGGCCGATTGGGCCTGAGAACCCCGGACATGCAGCAGGGAATGGCGGATCTGCCCATCGTAGCCGAGAGTGATGAGAGCTATGAACTTGGCCTCATCGACCGCCACCTGACCTTCACGCTACAGACGATTGTGGAAGATGACATCGCGCGCCTGACCACGCGGATCTGGTTCAACCATTGGACCGGGCGGCTTTATCTGGCGCTTGTCTTGATCCCACATAAAATCATTGTAAAACTCGCACTTAGGAGGTTGGCATGA
- a CDS encoding isocitrate lyase/PEP mutase family protein, whose protein sequence is MTLSQRHEAFARLHQSGCFVMPNPWDRGSARMMAASGALALATTSSGHAFTLGRADMGGVDRDEALAHAQDILSATALPVSGDFENGFGDDPDTVAETIRMAAEVGLSGCGIEDMAFEGGLRAYDFDLSVERIKAAVAAVQSLGRPFVLTARADGVMNGLYDLDEGIARLKAFEAAGAECLYLPVPPGRAELARVLAAVSAPVNVLAAGALRDLPVGDLAAMGVRRVSLGGQVARVTHAAIRDAMAGVMAGDLTALKGSASGDEIDAMLGKGAGDD, encoded by the coding sequence ATGACCTTGTCCCAACGACACGAGGCCTTCGCGCGCCTTCACCAGAGTGGGTGTTTCGTGATGCCCAACCCCTGGGATCGCGGCTCGGCCCGGATGATGGCGGCGTCGGGTGCTTTGGCGCTGGCCACGACCTCGTCGGGTCACGCGTTCACGCTGGGACGCGCGGATATGGGCGGGGTGGACCGCGATGAGGCACTGGCCCACGCCCAGGACATCCTCAGCGCCACCGCGCTGCCGGTCTCGGGCGATTTCGAGAACGGCTTCGGCGATGATCCAGACACGGTGGCCGAGACGATCCGCATGGCGGCGGAGGTCGGCCTCTCGGGCTGCGGGATCGAGGATATGGCGTTTGAAGGCGGGCTGCGCGCTTATGACTTTGACCTGAGCGTCGAGCGAATCAAAGCGGCGGTGGCGGCGGTTCAAAGCCTTGGGCGGCCCTTCGTGCTGACGGCCCGCGCCGATGGGGTGATGAACGGGCTCTACGATCTGGACGAGGGGATTGCCCGGCTGAAGGCGTTTGAGGCGGCGGGCGCGGAGTGTCTGTACCTGCCGGTCCCGCCGGGGCGCGCCGAATTGGCGCGGGTGCTGGCGGCGGTGAGCGCCCCGGTCAACGTGTTGGCGGCGGGCGCGTTGCGCGATCTGCCGGTGGGCGATCTGGCCGCCATGGGCGTGCGCCGCGTGTCCCTGGGCGGGCAGGTGGCGCGTGTGACGCACGCCGCCATCCGCGACGCGATGGCGGGCGTGATGGCCGGGGATCTGACGGCGCTGAAAGGCAGTGCTTCCGGGGATGAGATTGATGCCATGCTGGGGAAGGGTGCCGGAGATGACTGA
- a CDS encoding trimethylamine methyltransferase family protein, translated as MTDIMEKKGRRGGGRAARVAARAAALPDAMRPIRPGMEGGVLKVLTDAQIGQIHEAALQALETIGLVDAPQSGVDLMVSVGAIHGDDGRIRFPRQVVEDALGKAARGITLMGRDPRHDLHLSGAKVHYGTAGAAVHIVEPATNSYRESTAQDLHNAARITEALDNVNFFQRPMVCRDVVDNLEMDLNSIYASVSGTGKHIGMSFSDPSHVAPCMELIHQVAGGEEAWRARPFLSNSNCFVVPPMKFATESCETMEHCIRAGMPVLLLSAGMAGATAPSTIAGAVTQATAECLAGLVYVNALAPGHPAVFGTWPFGLDLRTGAMCLGSGEQALLSSACAQMHQFYGLPGGAAGGASDAKMPDMQAGWEQMCSNVMAGLSGLNMVYEAAGMHASLLGFCLESLILSDDLIGQAMRCVRGIEVNDDTLALDQMAEVCMGGPGHYLGTDKTLALMQSDFVYPTLGNRMSPKEWEENDKPDLMAGAIARKQAILAEGRCLVAPAVDREVRAKYSMYFES; from the coding sequence ATGACTGACATCATGGAGAAAAAAGGTCGCCGGGGCGGGGGTCGTGCGGCACGCGTTGCGGCGCGGGCCGCGGCCTTGCCGGACGCGATGCGCCCAATCCGGCCCGGCATGGAAGGCGGTGTCCTCAAGGTCCTGACCGATGCTCAGATCGGCCAGATCCACGAAGCGGCCCTGCAGGCACTGGAGACCATCGGCCTTGTGGATGCGCCGCAATCGGGTGTTGACCTGATGGTCTCCGTCGGGGCGATCCACGGCGACGATGGCCGCATCCGGTTCCCGCGTCAGGTCGTCGAAGATGCGCTTGGCAAGGCCGCGCGGGGGATCACCCTGATGGGCCGCGATCCGCGCCATGACCTGCACCTGTCGGGCGCGAAGGTGCATTACGGGACGGCGGGCGCGGCCGTTCATATCGTGGAGCCTGCGACCAACAGCTACCGCGAAAGCACCGCCCAGGACCTGCACAACGCCGCCCGGATCACCGAGGCGCTCGATAACGTCAATTTCTTCCAGCGCCCCATGGTCTGCCGCGATGTGGTGGACAATCTGGAGATGGATCTGAACTCCATCTACGCGTCTGTTTCGGGCACGGGAAAGCACATCGGCATGTCGTTCAGCGATCCGAGCCATGTCGCGCCCTGCATGGAGCTGATCCATCAGGTGGCAGGCGGAGAGGAGGCGTGGCGCGCACGGCCGTTCCTGTCGAACTCCAATTGTTTCGTGGTTCCGCCGATGAAATTCGCGACGGAAAGCTGCGAGACGATGGAGCATTGCATCCGCGCGGGCATGCCGGTGCTGCTGCTGTCGGCGGGTATGGCCGGGGCGACGGCGCCGTCCACCATCGCGGGCGCGGTGACGCAGGCGACGGCGGAATGCCTGGCGGGGCTGGTCTATGTCAACGCGCTGGCCCCGGGGCATCCGGCGGTCTTCGGGACCTGGCCGTTCGGGCTGGACCTGCGGACGGGGGCGATGTGTCTGGGCTCGGGCGAGCAGGCGTTGCTGTCATCGGCCTGCGCGCAGATGCACCAGTTCTACGGTCTGCCCGGGGGGGCGGCGGGCGGCGCGTCGGACGCGAAAATGCCCGACATGCAGGCGGGGTGGGAGCAGATGTGCTCCAATGTCATGGCCGGGCTGTCGGGTCTGAACATGGTCTATGAGGCGGCGGGAATGCATGCCTCGCTTCTGGGGTTCTGTCTGGAGAGTCTGATCCTGTCCGACGATCTGATCGGGCAGGCGATGCGCTGTGTGCGCGGGATCGAGGTGAATGACGACACCCTGGCGCTGGATCAGATGGCGGAGGTCTGCATGGGCGGGCCGGGGCATTATCTGGGCACGGACAAGACGCTGGCGCTGATGCAGAGTGATTTCGTCTATCCGACGCTTGGCAACCGGATGAGCCCCAAGGAATGGGAGGAGAATGACAAGCCGGACCTGATGGCCGGGGCGATTGCCCGCAAACAGGCGATCCTGGCGGAGGGGCGCTGCCTTGTCGCACCGGCTGTCGACAGGGAGGTGCGTGCAAAATATTCAATGTATTTCGAGAGTTGA
- a CDS encoding membrane dipeptidase, with protein MRIDGLQYCNWSRRIFQEMRDGGLDAVHVTIAYHEVFRETVLQMERWNRYFEDHGDLIVHAHTAADVAAARAAGKTAIIFGAQNPSPIEDDIGLVQILHALGLRFMQLTYNNQSLLATGCYEAEDPGLTRMGREVIAEMNRVGLVVDMSHSADRSTIDAAEHSTRPIAITHANPHSWHPARRNKRAEVIEAVVAGGGMMGFSLYPHHLEGGSACTLDSFCGMMMDMAARYGVQHFGIGSDLCQDQPDSVVEWMRVGRWTKQIDYGEGSKDNAGFPPQPDWFRTNADFPNLATGLAAVGFDGDGIDALLGQNWYTFFDKNFGPA; from the coding sequence ATGAGAATTGACGGGCTTCAGTATTGTAATTGGTCACGCCGCATCTTTCAGGAGATGCGGGACGGCGGGCTGGATGCGGTCCATGTGACCATCGCCTACCACGAGGTTTTCCGCGAGACGGTTTTGCAGATGGAGCGTTGGAACCGGTACTTTGAGGACCATGGCGATCTGATCGTGCATGCCCACACCGCGGCGGATGTGGCGGCGGCCAGGGCGGCGGGAAAAACGGCGATCATCTTTGGTGCGCAGAACCCGTCCCCGATTGAAGATGACATCGGCCTCGTGCAGATCCTCCACGCCCTTGGCCTGCGCTTCATGCAGCTGACCTACAACAACCAATCGCTGTTAGCGACCGGGTGTTATGAGGCGGAAGATCCGGGCCTGACCCGCATGGGCCGCGAGGTCATCGCGGAGATGAATCGCGTGGGTCTGGTGGTGGACATGTCGCATTCCGCCGACCGCTCCACCATCGATGCGGCGGAGCATTCCACCCGCCCAATCGCCATCACCCACGCCAACCCGCATAGCTGGCATCCCGCCCGTCGCAACAAGCGCGCGGAGGTCATTGAGGCGGTGGTCGCAGGCGGCGGCATGATGGGATTTTCCCTCTACCCCCATCACCTTGAGGGCGGCAGCGCCTGCACGCTCGACAGCTTCTGCGGCATGATGATGGATATGGCCGCGCGCTACGGCGTCCAGCATTTCGGTATCGGCAGTGACCTGTGCCAGGACCAGCCCGACAGCGTCGTGGAATGGATGCGTGTGGGGCGGTGGACCAAGCAGATCGACTATGGCGAAGGCTCCAAGGACAACGCGGGCTTCCCGCCGCAGCCCGATTGGTTCCGCACCAACGCCGATTTCCCGAACCTCGCAACGGGCCTTGCCGCCGTGGGCTTTGACGGTGACGGGATAGATGCGCTTCTGGGCCAGAACTGGTATACGTTCTTCGACAAGAACTTTGGGCCGGCATGA
- a CDS encoding DUF3726 domain-containing protein, with the protein MIVQAGDDWSLGEVQSLCVKAARGAGRAVGLAEDAGRAARWLHARGQDGTGALARLLQATDGLPVSKLVPRLPDFSPAHEGICPLVLGGYLSDMGTLPSGPIGPVWSPELLQPLLANLSASGVDVVFPPSVHEPVTARMMPRMTMLNPSQSRAEVSPETMDALLVFAARTYAPATAQSRAGAGSALSDND; encoded by the coding sequence ATGATTGTGCAGGCAGGCGACGATTGGTCATTGGGAGAGGTGCAATCGCTCTGCGTGAAGGCGGCGCGCGGGGCCGGGCGTGCGGTTGGTCTGGCCGAAGATGCAGGCCGGGCGGCGCGCTGGCTTCACGCTCGGGGTCAGGACGGGACAGGGGCGTTGGCACGGCTTTTGCAGGCCACGGATGGGCTGCCAGTCTCAAAACTGGTGCCGCGTTTGCCGGATTTCAGCCCGGCGCATGAGGGGATTTGCCCCCTGGTCCTTGGGGGGTACCTGTCGGATATGGGAACTTTGCCAAGCGGTCCCATCGGTCCGGTTTGGTCGCCTGAACTGTTGCAGCCGTTGCTCGCGAACCTCTCGGCCTCGGGTGTCGATGTCGTGTTCCCGCCAAGTGTGCACGAGCCGGTTACGGCGCGAATGATGCCGCGCATGACGATGCTCAACCCCAGCCAATCCCGTGCCGAGGTATCCCCCGAGACAATGGATGCGCTTCTTGTCTTCGCCGCCCGGACCTATGCGCCCGCCACCGCGCAAAGCCGTGCCGGGGCAGGGTCGGCTCTGTCGGATAACGATTAG
- a CDS encoding FHA domain-containing protein, protein MAKKPIMTDEHMDGDRPARPVPPTPLSAAPPGATRPVDPPAPPQAPAPTHPVSAAPTGRDASGHVRPKTRILGYGAAPEAAQTGDVPVDAPAVGWLVVTHGPGRGASLAVTSGMNAIGRGEDCGLQLDFGDDSISRDAHAYVTYDNEARRFFVSHGGKTNLVRLNDTSVLTTEPLTHGDTLRIGATSLRFVALCGPDFDWSDP, encoded by the coding sequence ATGGCAAAGAAACCCATCATGACCGATGAGCATATGGATGGTGACCGGCCCGCGCGTCCTGTGCCGCCCACGCCCCTGTCCGCTGCCCCCCCGGGCGCGACACGTCCCGTCGATCCTCCCGCACCGCCCCAAGCGCCGGCGCCCACACATCCTGTAAGCGCGGCGCCCACGGGCCGCGATGCGTCGGGACATGTCCGGCCCAAGACACGCATTCTGGGATACGGTGCCGCGCCAGAGGCTGCGCAAACCGGTGACGTCCCCGTTGATGCGCCCGCGGTGGGCTGGCTTGTGGTTACGCACGGGCCGGGGCGCGGCGCGTCGCTTGCGGTGACCAGTGGTATGAACGCGATCGGGCGGGGGGAAGATTGCGGCCTGCAGCTTGATTTTGGCGATGACAGCATCAGCCGCGACGCCCACGCCTATGTCACCTATGACAATGAGGCGCGGCGCTTTTTTGTCAGCCATGGCGGCAAGACCAACCTTGTGCGCCTGAACGATACGTCAGTCCTGACGACGGAGCCTCTGACCCACGGCGATACCCTGCGGATCGGGGCGACATCCCTGCGGTTTGTCGCGCTCTGCGGGCCGGATTTCGATTGGTCCGACCCATGA
- a CDS encoding PP2C family protein-serine/threonine phosphatase — MSPAAPIGYDVATALWQGARPYQEDTLLADFHGGMDRGFAVLADGMGGHAAGDLASRLVVIDAVSHLKFLMHDGAALETSLVSELTSAIETANNVLKDRAAEDRRLRGMGATFLATVVFEDRLYWASVGDSPLYLWREGTLRQLNEDHSMAPVIDQMARAGEITPEQAASHPDRNALTSVLMGEPLKAMDVPKTATVLDPGDVLIQASDGLQYLDDKKISEVVARGGNSREIADALLAALRDLDDPVQDNTAILVLQLMDRVGEGAVSATAGSATAKSTVGSPSAPADVPSTATATGDTLSVGARRWALPAGLLAGAALVAGLVFGLPGGPPEPTSVAELETAGGTADAAPEADQAPAPALADAPVPATTAVSSATPTPDAVPEADVTQVHETIGETTALAEEGPEESVPAVVGLKPSQPAATEAARAANGATILFETTTPGTPAAPGANAVGLDVLRPQDAPPLPNQDAVEAQPESQRTRIPESPLPKSRPSATAKPTTSEDARNG; from the coding sequence ATGAGCCCGGCCGCCCCCATCGGATACGACGTCGCGACCGCCCTCTGGCAGGGCGCGCGGCCCTATCAGGAAGATACCCTGCTGGCCGATTTCCATGGCGGCATGGATCGGGGCTTTGCGGTTCTGGCCGATGGCATGGGCGGGCACGCGGCGGGGGATCTGGCGTCGCGGCTGGTGGTGATTGACGCGGTCAGCCACCTGAAATTCCTGATGCACGACGGGGCGGCGCTGGAGACATCGCTGGTGTCAGAGCTGACCTCGGCCATCGAGACAGCGAACAATGTCCTAAAGGACCGCGCGGCGGAGGATCGGCGGCTGCGCGGGATGGGGGCGACGTTTCTGGCCACGGTGGTCTTTGAAGATCGCCTGTATTGGGCGTCGGTGGGCGACAGCCCGCTCTACCTCTGGCGGGAGGGGACATTGCGGCAGCTGAATGAAGATCACTCCATGGCACCGGTCATCGATCAGATGGCCCGCGCCGGAGAGATCACGCCGGAACAGGCTGCCAGCCACCCCGACCGCAACGCGTTGACATCCGTGCTGATGGGGGAGCCGCTGAAAGCCATGGATGTGCCCAAGACGGCAACGGTCCTGGACCCGGGGGATGTGTTGATTCAGGCCTCGGACGGGCTGCAATACCTTGATGACAAGAAGATATCTGAGGTTGTGGCGCGGGGCGGCAACAGTCGCGAGATTGCAGATGCCCTGCTGGCGGCCCTACGGGATCTGGATGATCCGGTGCAGGACAATACGGCAATTCTTGTGCTGCAATTGATGGACCGCGTGGGCGAGGGCGCTGTGTCGGCGACAGCGGGCTCGGCGACTGCCAAATCCACAGTTGGCAGCCCAAGCGCTCCAGCGGATGTCCCGTCTACCGCGACCGCTACAGGGGACACGCTTTCCGTCGGTGCACGACGCTGGGCTCTCCCTGCCGGTCTTTTGGCCGGTGCGGCTCTGGTCGCGGGGTTGGTCTTCGGCCTGCCCGGCGGACCACCGGAACCGACATCCGTGGCAGAGCTTGAGACAGCGGGTGGCACAGCCGATGCAGCGCCCGAGGCCGATCAGGCCCCAGCCCCTGCATTAGCCGATGCGCCAGTACCTGCCACCACGGCGGTGTCGTCTGCCACGCCAACACCGGATGCTGTGCCCGAGGCTGACGTGACGCAAGTCCATGAAACCATAGGGGAAACGACGGCTCTCGCCGAGGAGGGTCCTGAAGAGTCTGTGCCTGCCGTCGTCGGCCTGAAGCCCTCACAACCGGCAGCGACGGAGGCGGCACGGGCCGCCAACGGGGCCACGATCCTGTTCGAGACAACCACCCCCGGCACGCCAGCCGCGCCCGGTGCCAATGCCGTGGGTCTTGACGTCCTGCGTCCCCAGGATGCCCCGCCGCTTCCCAATCAGGACGCGGTGGAGGCGCAACCTGAAAGCCAGCGCACGCGGATCCCAGAAAGCCCGCTACCCAAATCCCGCCCGTCCGCGACCGCCAAACCCACCACTAGCGAGGACGCGCGCAATGGCTGA
- a CDS encoding FHA domain-containing protein gives MTEVLPGFPVRFRVRQIADDGQMSGRSQILLCEEPGEFLVGKSADADVPLTGDAVSRRHLSLVLSEQQIRVRDEGSTNGTYVNGTRVDDVALSPGDQISLPGWLLELLAPSAAPVDTADTGLVSRLVTAGPAPPVTHRTFPDAEFTADVVSVDALRASGHPVEEVRFSAVGGGLGSFVWVDHLRCYGVGTGDIKVIGTEDVCYQTYKRYCKNSQIPDHERLRSNSLSRPDNIWGFPGYALREATRGVGFKGVGFKGLFQVLAEPTLSESYTPRAGDVFDSLDAEATRIGWSDMLVKAQVLAVRKTDDGRYAVAVKLWGGEATGQARNRYLVADVVHLSTGYPATRFVEDFQTFITHHPDARGQVANAYEPHDQMYVEAERRGGPVQVVVRGRGIVASRIIQRLHEAREKNPQIRILHSIRTPLGPRDGASFRAGRRLVRNNVEIQPFNWPKACWGGDLRAEYEAADAPKRGAMLTRLGGTTTAERSDWIAIVERGTEEGWYRPVFGTISDLHPLAEDGPQPEGVRVSINTVEGNIEQLNADYLIDCTGLIADIRRSPLLADLLDTYDLPRNHAYRLEDASPVQGAATGLSVTSDFEIEGLRNGSGRVYAAGTITTGGPYLAVDSFLGLQYSALRSVDHLARGRQHQMRRFGPLRSLLGWCKWMVGRRP, from the coding sequence ATGACAGAGGTTTTACCCGGCTTCCCGGTCCGGTTTCGCGTCCGTCAGATTGCCGACGATGGCCAGATGTCCGGCCGATCGCAGATCCTTCTGTGTGAGGAGCCGGGGGAATTTCTGGTCGGTAAATCTGCCGATGCCGATGTGCCGTTGACCGGCGATGCCGTGTCGCGTCGCCATCTGTCGCTGGTCCTGTCCGAGCAGCAGATCCGCGTGCGCGACGAGGGGTCGACCAACGGCACCTATGTGAATGGCACGCGGGTGGACGATGTGGCGCTGTCGCCCGGTGATCAGATCTCTCTGCCCGGGTGGCTGCTGGAACTTCTGGCCCCCTCCGCCGCGCCCGTGGATACCGCAGACACGGGCCTCGTCTCGCGCCTTGTAACCGCCGGACCCGCGCCTCCCGTCACACACCGCACCTTTCCGGACGCGGAGTTCACCGCCGATGTCGTCTCCGTGGACGCCCTGCGCGCCTCAGGCCACCCGGTGGAGGAGGTTCGATTTTCCGCCGTGGGTGGCGGGCTTGGCAGCTTTGTCTGGGTCGATCACCTGCGCTGCTACGGTGTGGGCACCGGTGATATCAAGGTCATCGGAACCGAAGATGTCTGCTACCAGACTTACAAAAGATACTGCAAAAACAGTCAGATACCGGATCATGAGCGGCTGCGCTCCAACTCACTCAGCCGCCCGGACAACATCTGGGGCTTCCCCGGCTATGCCCTGCGGGAGGCGACCCGGGGCGTGGGCTTCAAGGGCGTGGGCTTCAAGGGCCTGTTTCAGGTGCTGGCCGAGCCGACTCTATCGGAATCCTACACGCCCCGCGCGGGCGATGTATTCGACAGTCTGGATGCGGAGGCCACCCGCATCGGCTGGTCCGACATGCTGGTCAAGGCGCAGGTTCTGGCCGTCCGCAAGACCGATGACGGACGCTACGCGGTCGCCGTCAAGCTTTGGGGTGGGGAGGCAACGGGGCAGGCGCGCAACCGCTATCTGGTGGCCGACGTCGTCCACCTGTCCACCGGCTATCCCGCCACGCGGTTTGTTGAGGACTTTCAGACCTTTATCACCCATCACCCCGATGCGCGTGGTCAGGTGGCTAACGCCTACGAGCCCCACGATCAGATGTATGTGGAGGCCGAGCGGCGCGGTGGCCCGGTTCAGGTCGTGGTGCGCGGGCGTGGCATCGTCGCCTCCCGCATCATCCAGCGCCTTCATGAGGCGCGCGAGAAGAACCCGCAGATCCGCATCCTTCATTCTATTCGCACGCCCCTTGGCCCGCGCGACGGGGCCAGCTTCCGCGCCGGGCGGCGATTGGTGCGAAATAACGTTGAAATTCAGCCTTTTAACTGGCCGAAAGCCTGTTGGGGCGGGGATCTGCGCGCGGAATATGAGGCCGCCGATGCGCCCAAACGCGGCGCGATGCTGACCCGACTTGGCGGCACCACGACGGCGGAACGCTCCGATTGGATCGCCATCGTCGAACGCGGCACGGAGGAGGGGTGGTACAGGCCGGTTTTCGGCACGATCAGTGATCTGCACCCCCTCGCGGAAGACGGCCCGCAGCCAGAGGGCGTGCGCGTGTCCATCAATACGGTGGAGGGTAATATCGAACAACTCAATGCCGACTACCTCATTGATTGCACAGGGTTAATCGCGGACATTCGCCGGTCGCCGCTGCTGGCCGATCTGCTGGACACCTACGATCTGCCGCGCAACCACGCCTATCGTCTGGAAGATGCCAGCCCGGTCCAAGGCGCGGCGACAGGTCTTTCTGTGACCTCTGATTTCGAGATTGAGGGCCTGCGCAATGGATCGGGCCGGGTTTACGCAGCGGGCACGATCACCACCGGCGGGCCGTATCTGGCGGTCGACAGCTTTCTGGGTCTGCAATATTCCGCGCTCCGCTCGGTTGATCATCTGGCGCGCGGGCGGCAGCATCAGATGCGCCGGTTCGGGCCGCTTCGGTCGCTGTTGGGCTGGTGCAAATGGATGGTGGGCCGGCGGCCATGA
- a CDS encoding sulfite exporter TauE/SafE family protein has protein sequence MRGSAMARLVRVWIPIHLAMLAAAYAWLFAESALDLTVAMGLWFFFPVGVIGAIIANATGTGGGVVFVPVFAALQDGGIPLPPEILRIATLKPEESVAVSFAIQCFGMSMGALVWAHSIFVKDALAWNEKVSSQTLMALTLAPLATGLPALLLTQAFIEVDGATLLIWFKVFSLALGVILLIFAWAQRRQAAKDRKIWVSPAELWVLLALGAIGGTVTALFSVGIGEFLAIYLILRRFPTKVAIAVAVWVSVICVIVGVWDGYLGGLVRVELVLIAVPGALIGGILAKGIASALGTLWLKTLASVWIIASSLYLLFT, from the coding sequence ATGCGCGGCTCTGCCATGGCGCGTCTTGTTCGGGTCTGGATCCCGATTCATCTGGCGATGTTGGCCGCCGCCTATGCCTGGCTGTTTGCCGAAAGCGCGCTGGATCTGACCGTGGCCATGGGGCTGTGGTTCTTCTTTCCCGTGGGCGTAATTGGCGCGATCATCGCCAATGCGACGGGCACCGGGGGCGGGGTGGTTTTCGTGCCGGTCTTTGCCGCGTTGCAGGACGGGGGCATCCCGCTGCCGCCCGAGATTTTGCGGATCGCGACCCTCAAGCCCGAGGAATCCGTGGCCGTATCCTTCGCGATCCAGTGTTTCGGCATGTCGATGGGCGCACTGGTCTGGGCCCACTCCATCTTCGTCAAAGACGCTCTGGCGTGGAATGAGAAGGTGTCCTCGCAAACATTAATGGCGTTAACCCTCGCGCCCTTGGCCACAGGGCTTCCCGCGCTTCTCCTGACCCAGGCCTTCATCGAGGTCGACGGCGCGACGCTGCTGATCTGGTTCAAGGTCTTCTCGCTTGCCCTCGGCGTGATATTGTTGATCTTCGCTTGGGCGCAGCGCCGCCAAGCCGCAAAAGATCGCAAGATCTGGGTGTCCCCGGCGGAGCTTTGGGTGCTTCTGGCGCTTGGTGCCATCGGCGGTACGGTTACCGCGCTCTTCTCCGTCGGGATCGGAGAGTTTCTGGCCATCTACCTGATCCTGCGCCGTTTTCCGACAAAGGTGGCCATCGCTGTGGCGGTCTGGGTCAGCGTGATCTGTGTGATCGTCGGCGTCTGGGACGGCTATCTTGGCGGCCTCGTCCGGGTTGAACTGGTGTTGATCGCCGTGCCCGGCGCGTTGATCGGCGGGATCCTCGCCAAGGGGATCGCCAGCGCGCTTGGCACGCTGTGGCTCAAGACGCTGGCGTCGGTCTGGATCATCGCCTCCAGCCTCTACCTGCTGTTCACGTGA